From Streptomyces sp. TLI_105, the proteins below share one genomic window:
- a CDS encoding rhodanese-like domain-containing protein has translation MFFAQYYLDCLSQASYMIADEHTGRAVVVDPRRDVSEYLADAAAHGFTVVGVLNTHFHADFVAGHLEMADETGAWIGYGRRAETEYPIRELAEGERISLGDVTLEILETPGHTPESISVLVYERAEDEVPYGVLTGDALFIGDVGRPDLLASVGVTAEELGAMLHDSVQNKLMGLPDEVRVFPAHGAGSSCGKNLSTERQSTIGEQRATNYACAPMGREEFVALVAAGQPAAPGYFAYDAELNRKDRARYGASAPRPLALGEFTGLRAAGAVVVDARDPQEFAAGHLRGAVNVPADGRFAEQAGTVLHPAAELLVMAPQNREEEVVTRLARIGFDRVVGYLRDPEDALEALSEEVSPASRVTAAQLRIALAGAQPPVVVDVRTCGERAANGSIEAALHIPLGELPHRAPELPTDRPLVLHCAGGHRSSIAASLLRQRGFRDVSDVLGGYAAWALTASTAEAVDA, from the coding sequence GTGTTCTTCGCGCAGTACTACCTCGACTGCCTCTCCCAGGCGTCCTACATGATCGCCGACGAGCACACCGGCCGGGCGGTGGTCGTCGACCCGCGCCGGGACGTCTCGGAGTACCTGGCCGACGCCGCCGCGCACGGATTCACGGTGGTCGGCGTCCTCAACACCCACTTCCACGCCGACTTCGTCGCCGGGCACCTGGAGATGGCGGACGAGACCGGCGCCTGGATCGGTTACGGCCGGCGCGCCGAGACCGAGTACCCGATCCGCGAGCTCGCCGAGGGCGAGCGGATCTCCCTCGGCGACGTCACCCTGGAGATCCTGGAGACGCCCGGGCACACCCCGGAGTCGATCAGCGTCCTCGTGTACGAGCGGGCCGAGGACGAGGTGCCGTACGGCGTCCTGACCGGCGACGCGCTGTTCATCGGCGATGTCGGCCGCCCCGACCTGCTCGCCTCGGTGGGCGTGACCGCCGAGGAGCTCGGCGCGATGCTCCACGACAGCGTGCAGAACAAGCTGATGGGGCTGCCGGACGAGGTGCGGGTCTTCCCCGCGCACGGCGCCGGATCGTCCTGCGGCAAGAACCTGTCGACGGAGAGGCAGTCGACGATCGGCGAGCAGCGGGCGACCAACTACGCCTGCGCGCCGATGGGCCGCGAGGAGTTCGTCGCGCTCGTCGCCGCCGGGCAGCCGGCCGCGCCCGGCTACTTCGCGTACGACGCCGAGCTCAACCGCAAGGACCGCGCCCGCTACGGCGCCTCGGCTCCTCGTCCGCTGGCACTCGGCGAGTTCACCGGGCTGCGGGCCGCCGGCGCGGTCGTGGTGGACGCGCGCGACCCCCAGGAGTTCGCGGCCGGGCATCTGCGCGGTGCGGTGAACGTGCCCGCCGACGGCCGCTTCGCCGAGCAGGCCGGCACCGTCCTCCACCCGGCCGCCGAGCTGCTCGTCATGGCACCGCAGAACCGGGAGGAGGAGGTCGTCACCCGCCTCGCCCGGATCGGTTTCGACCGGGTCGTCGGCTACCTGCGCGACCCCGAGGACGCCCTGGAGGCACTCTCCGAGGAGGTCTCCCCCGCGAGCCGGGTCACCGCCGCGCAGCTGCGCATCGCCCTCGCGGGCGCGCAACCGCCGGTCGTCGTGGACGTCCGCACCTGCGGCGAGCGTGCGGCGAACGGTTCCATCGAGGCGGCCCTGCACATCCCGCTCGGCGAACTCCCGCACCGCGCGCCCGAGTTGCCCACCGACCGCCCCCTGGTCCTGCACTGCGCCGGCGGCCACCGTTCCTCCATCGCCGCGAGCCTGCTGCGACAGCGCGGCTTCCGGGACGTCTCCGACGTCCTCGGTGGTTACGCCGCCTGGGCCCTGACGGCGTCGACGGCCGAGGCCGTCGACGCCTGA
- a CDS encoding sulfite exporter TauE/SafE family protein, whose product MTALVVAASLLVGLSLGVLGGGGSILTVPILVYLAGQDTKEAIATSLFVVGVTSLAALLPHARARRVHWRTGLLFGGFSMVGAYGGGRLAEHVPGTVLLLVFALMMPVTAVAMLRKPRRGREKARRTPAGPPPKHIAVKGLAVGAVTGLVGSGGGFLVVPALAVLGGLSMGVAVGTSLLVIGMNSFAGLAGHLSGGPLDWGLALTVSAAAVVGSLAGGRLAGRIPQDALRTAFGWFVAAMGTFVLTQQLGAAVWTHPAAWAVLGTALTCVFAVRMWRTWRLSAAPPPRDAGNTP is encoded by the coding sequence GTGACCGCCCTGGTCGTCGCGGCGTCCCTGCTCGTCGGCCTCAGCCTGGGCGTCCTCGGGGGCGGCGGCTCGATCCTGACGGTGCCGATCCTGGTCTACCTGGCCGGGCAGGACACCAAGGAGGCGATCGCCACCTCCCTGTTCGTGGTCGGCGTGACCAGCCTCGCCGCGCTGCTCCCCCACGCCCGGGCCCGCCGGGTCCACTGGCGGACCGGCCTGCTCTTCGGCGGCTTCAGCATGGTCGGCGCGTACGGCGGCGGGCGGCTCGCCGAGCACGTCCCGGGGACGGTCCTGCTCCTCGTCTTCGCCCTGATGATGCCGGTCACGGCGGTCGCGATGCTCCGCAAGCCCCGGCGCGGCCGGGAGAAGGCGCGACGGACCCCCGCCGGGCCGCCGCCGAAGCACATCGCGGTCAAGGGTCTGGCCGTCGGCGCGGTGACGGGGCTGGTGGGCTCGGGCGGCGGTTTCCTCGTCGTCCCGGCGCTCGCCGTTCTCGGCGGGCTGTCGATGGGCGTCGCGGTCGGCACCTCGCTCCTCGTCATCGGCATGAATTCCTTCGCCGGGCTCGCCGGACACCTCTCGGGCGGCCCGCTCGACTGGGGCCTGGCCCTGACCGTGTCCGCCGCGGCGGTGGTCGGCAGTCTCGCGGGCGGCCGGCTCGCGGGCCGCATCCCGCAGGACGCGCTGCGCACGGCGTTCGGCTGGTTCGTCGCCGCCATGGGCACCTTCGTGCTCACGCAGCAGCTCGGCGCCGCCGTGTGGACCCACCCGGCCGCGTGGGCGGTACTCGGGACCGCGCTGACCTGCGTGTTCGCCGTCCGGATGTGGCGGACCTGGCGTCTCTCCGCGGCGCCACCGCCGAGGGACGCCGGGAACACGCCGTGA
- a CDS encoding ricin-type beta-trefoil lectin domain protein: MHYRSWLSVRRGRARPRRLAALVTGALLASGLVMTGPGVARAAGERVDVWLTTTSDAGGRTVTRGLAPQAPTAFGPAGGSASHTIAVDEATTYQQFEGGGASLTDTTAHLLRGGAVSAATRDEVMRKLFSPTDGIGLSFVRNPIGASDLSRPGNVSLDDTCCDLSDFGANGYDTNVRLLTVQAKQLNPALRVKGVPWSAPGWMKDNGRMDQMGWLKWEYYPLYAQYLVKYVQSYQAAGIKVDYLSVQNEPNCCQAGNPTAMNYPGMSWNPSGLVEFTKNHVYPAFRAAGITTKVLVHDWNYGDYANFGAAVLGDAGVRDDPLFGGIAWHGYAGDPAVGSQVHTQYPSVRQFGTEHSGGTWITNQHDEDLKDIVGFARNWSGSLVKWSLAVNQDMGPHNGGCGTCTGLITVQEGGARAGQVDYTIEYYTTGHLTKFVRPGAYRIASTDDAGLPNVAWRNPDGSKALIAHNGGASARSLRVDWGGQSFTYTLPARTTATFTWAGTPSGTAPTGPLTGLAGKCLDVAGAATADGTPVQLHTCNGTAAQRWTLAADGTVRALGKCLDVTGAATADGTKVQLYTCNGTGAQRWSYDPGTHDVVNTAANKCLDVTGNSSADGTRTQIWTCTGGANQKWTHQPS, encoded by the coding sequence GTGCATTACAGGTCTTGGTTGTCCGTGCGGCGGGGCCGGGCGCGCCCCCGCCGCCTCGCCGCACTCGTGACCGGCGCCCTCCTCGCGAGCGGCCTGGTCATGACCGGCCCCGGGGTCGCACGGGCCGCCGGCGAGCGGGTCGACGTCTGGCTGACCACCACCTCCGACGCCGGAGGCCGTACCGTCACCCGGGGACTCGCCCCGCAGGCACCGACCGCCTTCGGCCCCGCAGGGGGCAGCGCGAGCCACACCATCGCCGTCGACGAGGCCACCACCTACCAGCAGTTCGAGGGCGGCGGCGCCTCCCTCACGGACACCACCGCCCACCTCCTGCGCGGCGGGGCGGTCAGCGCCGCCACCCGTGACGAGGTCATGCGCAAGCTGTTCTCGCCGACCGACGGCATCGGCCTCTCCTTCGTCCGCAACCCGATCGGCGCCTCCGACCTGTCCCGGCCCGGCAACGTCTCCCTCGACGACACCTGCTGCGACCTATCCGACTTCGGCGCCAACGGCTACGACACGAACGTGCGGCTGCTGACCGTCCAGGCCAAACAGCTCAACCCGGCCCTCCGCGTGAAGGGGGTGCCGTGGAGCGCCCCCGGATGGATGAAGGACAACGGCCGGATGGACCAGATGGGCTGGCTGAAGTGGGAGTACTACCCGCTCTACGCCCAGTACCTGGTCAAGTACGTCCAGAGCTACCAGGCGGCCGGGATCAAGGTCGACTACCTCTCCGTCCAGAACGAGCCCAATTGCTGCCAGGCCGGCAACCCCACGGCCATGAACTATCCCGGCATGAGCTGGAACCCCTCCGGCCTGGTCGAGTTCACGAAGAACCACGTCTACCCCGCCTTCCGTGCGGCCGGCATCACCACCAAGGTCCTCGTGCACGACTGGAACTACGGTGACTACGCGAACTTCGGCGCCGCCGTCCTCGGAGACGCGGGCGTCCGGGACGACCCCCTCTTCGGGGGCATCGCCTGGCACGGCTACGCCGGCGACCCGGCCGTCGGCAGCCAGGTCCACACCCAGTACCCGTCCGTACGACAGTTCGGCACCGAGCACTCCGGCGGCACCTGGATCACCAACCAGCACGACGAGGACCTGAAGGACATCGTCGGCTTCGCCCGCAACTGGAGCGGCAGCCTGGTCAAGTGGAGCCTTGCCGTCAACCAGGACATGGGCCCGCACAACGGCGGCTGCGGCACCTGCACGGGCCTGATCACCGTGCAGGAGGGCGGTGCGCGCGCCGGGCAGGTCGACTACACGATCGAGTACTACACGACCGGGCACCTCACGAAGTTCGTCCGGCCCGGCGCGTACCGCATCGCCTCGACCGACGACGCCGGCCTGCCGAACGTGGCCTGGCGCAACCCGGACGGCTCCAAGGCGCTCATCGCCCACAACGGCGGCGCCTCCGCCCGGTCCCTCCGCGTCGACTGGGGCGGCCAGTCCTTCACGTACACCCTGCCGGCCCGCACCACCGCCACCTTCACCTGGGCGGGGACGCCGAGCGGCACCGCCCCGACCGGCCCGCTGACCGGCCTGGCCGGCAAGTGCCTCGACGTGGCCGGCGCGGCCACCGCCGACGGCACCCCGGTCCAGCTCCACACCTGCAACGGCACCGCGGCACAGCGGTGGACGCTCGCCGCCGACGGCACCGTCCGGGCCCTCGGCAAATGCCTCGACGTCACCGGTGCCGCGACCGCCGACGGCACGAAGGTGCAGCTTTACACCTGCAACGGAACCGGCGCACAACGCTGGTCGTACGACCCCGGGACGCACGACGTCGTCAACACGGCCGCGAACAAGTGCCTGGACGTCACCGGCAACTCCTCGGCCGACGGCACACGCACACAGATCTGGACCTGCACGGGCGGCGCCAACCAGAAGTGGACCCACCAACCGTCCTGA
- a CDS encoding PHB depolymerase family esterase, with translation MGQPYPPLRFTKSRRLVAGIRRRLTAAAGTLALAGGLVALGPQASAAGLTQVSGFGSNPGNLSMYAYVPDALPAGAPLVVALHGCTQSASDYYAHSGWPTFADRYGFALVLPQTSSANNANSCFNWFEPGDGARGQGEALSIRQMVDKAVAQYGSDTRRVYITGLSAGAGMTANMLAAYPDVFAGGSIDSGLPAFCANSVSTAYTCMSSPPDKSPAQWGALVRSAAPAGTASWPRVAIWQGTADTTVRPANATELRDQWTDVWGIGQTPSRTRSLSGGATLSEYDDASGRPAVQVYSLSGMAHGLPVDPGSGPEQCGSTGTYYLDTICSSYHTARFWGLDGAGQEPGPGSLPAPTGLAVASATDTTASLSWDAVAGAVSYDVHRGGAKVGSTSSTTYTDTGLAPGTAYGYTVAAVDASGAAGPVSEAVTATTTGYTPTCHTASNYDHTVAGRAYQSGGLTYATGSGQAMGLWNTFTTHTLEQTAPGHYVVADSGCPA, from the coding sequence ATGGGACAGCCGTATCCTCCGCTCCGCTTCACGAAAAGCCGCCGACTCGTCGCGGGCATCCGTCGCCGGCTCACCGCCGCCGCGGGGACACTGGCCCTGGCCGGCGGTCTGGTCGCCCTGGGCCCGCAGGCGTCCGCCGCGGGCCTGACCCAGGTCTCCGGCTTCGGCTCCAACCCGGGCAACCTGTCCATGTACGCCTACGTGCCCGACGCGCTGCCGGCGGGCGCGCCGCTCGTGGTCGCCCTGCACGGCTGCACGCAGAGCGCGAGCGACTACTACGCGCACTCCGGCTGGCCGACGTTCGCCGACCGGTACGGCTTCGCGCTGGTCCTCCCGCAGACGAGCAGCGCCAACAACGCCAATTCCTGCTTCAACTGGTTCGAGCCGGGCGACGGCGCACGCGGACAGGGCGAGGCGCTGTCGATCAGGCAGATGGTCGACAAGGCCGTCGCCCAGTACGGCAGCGACACCCGGCGGGTGTACATCACCGGTCTGTCCGCCGGGGCCGGCATGACCGCGAACATGCTCGCCGCCTATCCCGACGTCTTCGCGGGCGGCTCCATCGACTCCGGGCTGCCCGCGTTCTGCGCGAACAGCGTGTCCACGGCGTACACCTGCATGTCCAGCCCGCCGGACAAGAGCCCCGCGCAATGGGGCGCCCTGGTGCGCTCGGCCGCTCCCGCCGGCACCGCGTCCTGGCCCCGGGTGGCGATCTGGCAGGGCACCGCCGACACCACCGTCAGGCCGGCCAACGCCACCGAGCTGCGCGACCAGTGGACCGACGTCTGGGGGATCGGCCAGACGCCCTCCCGCACCCGGAGCCTGAGCGGGGGCGCCACCCTGAGCGAGTACGACGACGCCTCCGGCAGGCCCGCCGTCCAGGTCTACTCCCTGTCCGGCATGGCCCACGGCCTCCCGGTCGACCCGGGCAGCGGCCCGGAGCAGTGCGGCAGCACCGGCACGTACTACCTCGACACCATCTGCTCCAGCTACCACACCGCGCGCTTCTGGGGCCTCGACGGCGCCGGGCAGGAACCCGGCCCCGGGTCCCTGCCCGCCCCCACCGGACTGGCGGTCGCCTCGGCCACCGACACGACCGCGTCCCTGAGCTGGGACGCGGTGGCCGGCGCGGTCTCGTACGACGTCCACCGCGGCGGTGCGAAGGTGGGCAGCACGTCCTCGACCACGTACACCGACACCGGCCTCGCCCCCGGGACGGCGTACGGCTACACGGTCGCGGCCGTCGACGCCTCGGGCGCGGCGGGTCCGGTGTCGGAGGCCGTGACGGCGACCACCACCGGGTACACGCCCACGTGCCACACGGCGAGCAACTACGACCACACGGTCGCCGGACGCGCCTACCAGAGCGGCGGCCTCACCTACGCCACCGGCTCCGGCCAGGCCATGGGGCTGTGGAACACGTTCACCACCCACACCCTCGAGCAGACCGCCCCCGGTCACTACGTCGTGGCCGACTCCGGCTGCCCGGCGTGA
- a CDS encoding glycoside hydrolase family 3 N-terminal domain-containing protein encodes MPHPRHRRRASAAALAATAVLAGLLTGAVPSAAAGADGDPAPRAVDRFEGEVPFTGPPAEGLFTWGSDTDDHPALTLVERADAPEGTTVLEGRYDISGWGGFTHDFAFDRPAQDWTAHKGVRFWWYGQNTAPLPPGSGKRISFEIKDGGANGEASELWTTSFTDDWEGWHLVEIPFSDFHYRADYQPVGGIDQVLGLDRMWGYALTLPTGAPGRFALDGVELYGKADPALNTRVTTGAVVHPVDEGGTARVDVSVTTTGSAPTGEPVTVAYTTDDSGPAEPGKDYSPVSGSLVFPAGTPSGTTRSIPVPTLKDGAAEEAETIPVKLTVDGAKAPAETPAVVIDAHGLPYLDSRLPVKKRVADLLSRMTLRDKAGQMTQAERNALRSPGDIAGYGLGSLLSGGGSVPTPNTPEAWARMIDAYQLRAQATRLQIPLIYGVDAVHGHNNVVGSTIMPHNIGIGAGRDPGLAARTGAVTAREVRATGVPWDFAPCLCVTRDERWGRSYESFGEDPALVTAMETVIDGMQGAPDGRDLDRNDKVLTTAKHFVGDGGTAFGSSTTGSYTIDQGVTRVTREELEAVHLAPFAEAVKHGVGTVMPSYSSLDVLGDDRGPVKMHANAEMINGVLKDRMGFEGFVVSDWQAIDQIPGDYPSDVRTSVNAGLDMIMVPTNYQEFTRTLVAETEAGRIPTARIDDAVARILTQKFRLGLFEKPYADTTHLATVGSPEHRAVAREAAAASQVLLKNDGGVLPLKPTQNVYVAGSDADDLGNQAGGWTVTWQGASGRTTTGTTILEAMRKSVDPGTTLTWSKDATAPTAGHDVGVVVVGETPYAEGVGDVGNGHDLELSAADKAAVDRVCAAMPCAVLVVSGRPQLIGDRLPAIDALVASWLPGTEGDGVADVLYGRRPFTGQLPVSWPRSENQLPLNVGDTRYDPQFPYGWGLTTLHGTPTGGEPALRAIGLAARALQKAGHGDSAAARRLVGRARLIAQERIGQNVTERAAKPFAEADHLLLTGDPAGAVGRLTEAFRAAG; translated from the coding sequence ATGCCGCACCCGCGCCACCGAAGAAGGGCGAGCGCCGCCGCGCTCGCCGCCACCGCGGTCCTCGCCGGACTGCTCACCGGAGCCGTGCCCAGCGCCGCCGCCGGCGCCGACGGAGACCCGGCCCCCCGGGCCGTCGACCGCTTCGAAGGGGAGGTCCCCTTCACCGGCCCGCCCGCCGAAGGCCTCTTCACCTGGGGCAGCGACACCGACGACCACCCCGCGCTCACCCTCGTCGAGCGCGCCGACGCCCCCGAGGGCACCACGGTCCTCGAAGGCCGCTACGACATCAGCGGCTGGGGCGGGTTCACCCACGACTTCGCCTTCGACCGGCCAGCCCAGGACTGGACCGCCCACAAGGGCGTCCGCTTCTGGTGGTACGGCCAGAACACCGCGCCCCTGCCGCCCGGCTCCGGAAAGCGGATCAGCTTCGAGATCAAGGACGGCGGAGCGAACGGCGAGGCGTCCGAGCTGTGGACGACCTCCTTCACCGACGACTGGGAGGGCTGGCACCTCGTCGAGATCCCCTTCTCCGACTTCCACTACCGCGCCGACTACCAGCCGGTCGGCGGCATCGACCAGGTCCTCGGCCTCGACCGCATGTGGGGGTACGCGCTCACGCTGCCGACCGGCGCGCCCGGCCGCTTCGCCCTCGACGGCGTCGAGCTGTACGGGAAGGCGGACCCCGCCCTCAACACCCGTGTCACCACAGGGGCCGTGGTCCACCCCGTCGACGAGGGCGGCACCGCCCGCGTCGACGTCTCCGTGACCACCACCGGCTCCGCGCCGACCGGCGAGCCCGTCACCGTCGCGTACACGACGGACGACAGCGGCCCCGCCGAGCCGGGGAAGGACTACTCCCCGGTGTCCGGCAGCCTCGTCTTCCCCGCCGGTACGCCGTCCGGGACGACCCGCTCCATCCCCGTGCCGACCCTGAAGGACGGGGCCGCGGAGGAGGCCGAGACGATACCGGTGAAGCTGACCGTCGACGGCGCCAAGGCACCCGCCGAGACACCGGCCGTCGTCATCGACGCGCACGGACTGCCCTATCTCGACAGCCGCCTGCCGGTGAAGAAGCGCGTCGCGGACCTCCTCTCCCGGATGACGCTCCGCGACAAGGCCGGCCAGATGACCCAGGCCGAGCGCAACGCCCTGCGCTCGCCCGGCGACATCGCGGGCTACGGCCTCGGCTCCCTGCTCTCCGGCGGCGGCTCCGTCCCCACCCCCAACACGCCCGAGGCGTGGGCCCGCATGATCGACGCGTACCAGCTGCGCGCCCAGGCCACCCGGCTGCAGATCCCGCTGATCTACGGCGTGGACGCCGTGCACGGCCACAACAACGTCGTCGGCTCGACGATCATGCCCCACAACATCGGGATCGGCGCCGGACGGGACCCCGGCCTCGCCGCCAGGACCGGCGCCGTCACCGCCCGGGAGGTGCGGGCCACGGGCGTGCCCTGGGACTTCGCCCCCTGTCTGTGCGTGACCCGGGACGAACGCTGGGGCCGCTCGTACGAGTCCTTCGGCGAGGACCCGGCGCTCGTCACCGCCATGGAGACCGTGATCGACGGGATGCAGGGCGCGCCGGACGGCCGGGACCTCGACCGGAACGACAAGGTGCTGACCACCGCCAAGCACTTCGTGGGCGACGGCGGCACCGCCTTCGGCTCGTCGACGACCGGTTCGTACACCATCGACCAGGGCGTCACCCGCGTCACCCGCGAGGAACTGGAGGCCGTCCACCTCGCGCCGTTCGCCGAGGCCGTGAAGCACGGAGTGGGCACGGTCATGCCCTCGTACTCCTCGCTCGACGTCCTCGGCGACGACCGGGGACCCGTGAAGATGCACGCGAACGCCGAGATGATCAACGGCGTGCTGAAGGACCGGATGGGCTTCGAGGGCTTCGTCGTCAGCGACTGGCAGGCCATCGACCAGATCCCCGGCGACTACCCGAGCGACGTGCGGACCTCGGTCAACGCCGGCCTGGACATGATCATGGTGCCGACGAACTACCAGGAGTTCACCCGGACACTGGTCGCCGAGACGGAGGCGGGACGCATCCCCACCGCACGGATCGACGACGCCGTCGCCCGCATCCTCACCCAGAAGTTCCGCCTGGGCCTCTTCGAGAAGCCGTACGCGGACACCACCCACCTGGCGACCGTCGGCTCGCCGGAGCACCGCGCGGTGGCACGGGAGGCGGCGGCCGCCTCGCAGGTGCTCCTGAAGAACGACGGGGGCGTACTGCCGCTCAAGCCGACCCAGAACGTGTACGTCGCGGGCTCCGACGCCGACGACCTCGGCAACCAGGCCGGCGGATGGACCGTCACCTGGCAGGGCGCCTCGGGCCGGACGACCACCGGCACCACGATCCTGGAGGCGATGCGGAAGTCCGTCGACCCCGGCACCACGCTCACCTGGTCCAAGGACGCCACCGCGCCCACCGCCGGACACGACGTCGGCGTCGTGGTGGTCGGCGAGACGCCGTACGCCGAGGGCGTGGGCGACGTCGGCAACGGCCACGACCTGGAACTGAGCGCGGCCGACAAGGCGGCCGTCGACCGGGTCTGCGCCGCGATGCCGTGCGCGGTCCTCGTCGTCTCCGGACGCCCCCAGCTCATCGGCGACCGGCTGCCCGCCATCGACGCCCTGGTGGCGTCGTGGCTGCCGGGGACGGAGGGCGACGGCGTGGCGGACGTCCTGTACGGCCGGCGGCCCTTCACCGGACAGCTCCCGGTGAGCTGGCCGAGGTCGGAGAACCAGCTGCCGCTGAACGTGGGCGACACACGCTACGACCCGCAGTTCCCGTACGGCTGGGGCCTGACCACCCTCCACGGCACACCGACGGGAGGGGAGCCGGCGCTGCGGGCGATCGGACTCGCCGCCCGTGCCCTGCAGAAGGCCGGACACGGAGACTCCGCCGCGGCGCGGAGACTCGTCGGCCGGGCCCGGCTGATCGCGCAGGAGCGCATCGGGCAGAACGTCACGGAGAGGGCGGCGAAGCCGTTCGCCGAGGCCGACCACCTGCTGCTCACCGGTGACCCGGCGGGCGCGGTCGGCCGGCTGACCGAGGCCTTCCGCGCGGCGGGCTGA
- a CDS encoding DUF4232 domain-containing protein, producing the protein MSSVRRAAVVLVAASALALTACGPSEDGAAGGPEAPTATPSAATPSTPAKPTKPAESSKPSTPATPSKPVKVPTPAKPVSPSTDPDYDVFPCSTYDVTFTASLAESTSSSYLLKVTNKSGKPCRVLGHPVVTFGDLDGQATKRGAAPGIEDAIRLAPGETAYAGLMGGLKGPKSKTVSSIAMTMETDSDLKQVPLKASTPGFNVSGENSVTAWMDNAEDALSL; encoded by the coding sequence ATGAGTTCCGTTCGCAGAGCCGCCGTCGTCCTCGTCGCCGCGTCCGCGCTGGCCCTGACCGCCTGCGGGCCTTCCGAGGACGGAGCCGCGGGCGGCCCCGAGGCGCCGACCGCGACGCCCTCCGCCGCCACCCCGTCCACGCCGGCGAAGCCCACGAAGCCCGCCGAGTCGTCGAAGCCGTCGACGCCCGCCACGCCGTCGAAGCCGGTCAAGGTGCCGACGCCCGCCAAGCCGGTCTCGCCGTCGACCGATCCGGACTACGACGTCTTCCCGTGCAGCACGTACGACGTGACGTTCACGGCGAGTCTGGCCGAGTCCACGAGCAGCAGCTACCTGCTGAAGGTCACCAACAAGAGCGGCAAGCCGTGCCGGGTGCTCGGCCACCCCGTCGTGACCTTCGGCGACCTGGACGGGCAGGCGACGAAGCGCGGCGCCGCCCCCGGCATCGAGGACGCCATCCGGCTCGCCCCCGGCGAGACCGCCTACGCGGGGCTCATGGGCGGCCTGAAGGGGCCCAAGAGCAAGACGGTCTCCTCGATCGCGATGACCATGGAGACCGATTCCGACCTGAAGCAGGTGCCGCTCAAGGCCTCGACGCCCGGCTTCAACGTCTCCGGGGAGAACTCCGTCACCGCGTGGATGGACAACGCCGAGGACGCGCTCAGCCTGTAG
- a CDS encoding bifunctional 2-polyprenyl-6-hydroxyphenol methylase/3-demethylubiquinol 3-O-methyltransferase UbiG, with protein MTDDIAAGTPASARTPSPTDGYLGDPAVRAKWDDLYADRERLWSGRPNGALVAEVAGLTPGRVLDVGCGEGADAVWLARGGWDVTALEVSGVALERAAGHARDAGVTVRWVHATLTEAALPPASFELVSAQYPALLRTPDAAAERALISTVAVGGVLLLVHHAGMETRQADESGFDPADYVWPSMVTALLDDDWVVEVDEQRPRVAPDGGAGAHHTHDLVLRARRLR; from the coding sequence GTGACCGACGACATCGCAGCGGGAACGCCCGCCTCCGCCCGTACCCCTTCGCCCACCGACGGATACCTCGGAGACCCCGCGGTGCGGGCGAAGTGGGACGACCTCTACGCCGACCGGGAGCGACTCTGGAGCGGCCGGCCCAACGGCGCGCTCGTGGCCGAGGTCGCCGGCCTCACCCCCGGCCGGGTGCTCGACGTCGGCTGCGGGGAGGGCGCGGACGCCGTCTGGCTCGCGCGCGGCGGCTGGGACGTGACCGCGCTCGAGGTCTCGGGCGTGGCACTGGAGCGGGCGGCCGGGCACGCGCGGGACGCCGGCGTCACCGTCCGCTGGGTCCACGCCACCCTGACGGAGGCGGCGCTCCCGCCGGCCTCCTTCGAGCTGGTCTCCGCGCAGTACCCGGCACTGCTGCGCACACCCGACGCCGCGGCCGAACGCGCGCTGATCTCGACCGTCGCGGTCGGCGGTGTCCTGCTGCTCGTCCACCACGCGGGGATGGAGACCCGGCAGGCGGACGAGAGCGGCTTCGACCCGGCCGACTACGTCTGGCCCTCGATGGTCACCGCTCTGCTCGACGACGACTGGGTGGTGGAGGTGGACGAGCAGCGGCCCCGCGTGGCACCCGACGGCGGAGCCGGTGCGCACCACACCCACGACCTGGTGCTGCGCGCCCGCCGACTGCGCTGA
- a CDS encoding rhodanese-like domain-containing protein, whose product MSTTPASALTPAALHRLVQEGRAPRLLDVRTPGEFRTAHIPGSYNVPLNTLIEHRAALLPHLGEGVVLVCRSGQRAAQAEKVLAGAGLSGLRVLEGGIVAWETAGSPVERGPERWDMERQVRLVAGSIVLATGLVGVFVPGAHLIGTAIGAGLTYAALSNSCAMGVLLSKLPYNRGPRTDVRTVIAGLRSAS is encoded by the coding sequence ATGAGCACCACCCCCGCCTCCGCCCTCACGCCCGCCGCGCTGCACCGGCTCGTCCAGGAAGGGCGCGCACCTCGACTGCTCGACGTGCGGACGCCCGGCGAGTTCCGTACGGCGCACATCCCCGGCTCGTACAACGTGCCGTTGAACACCCTGATCGAGCACCGCGCCGCGCTCCTTCCCCACCTCGGCGAGGGCGTCGTGCTCGTCTGTCGTTCCGGACAGCGCGCCGCCCAGGCCGAGAAGGTCCTGGCCGGCGCCGGGCTGTCGGGCCTCCGTGTCCTGGAGGGCGGCATCGTCGCCTGGGAGACGGCCGGCTCGCCCGTCGAGCGGGGTCCGGAGCGGTGGGACATGGAGCGTCAGGTCCGGCTCGTGGCCGGCTCGATCGTCCTGGCCACCGGCCTCGTCGGGGTGTTCGTCCCGGGCGCCCATCTGATCGGCACCGCGATCGGAGCCGGCCTGACCTACGCGGCCCTCAGCAACTCCTGCGCCATGGGCGTACTGCTGTCCAAGCTGCCGTACAACCGCGGACCGCGCACCGACGTCCGCACGGTGATCGCGGGGCTGCGGAGCGCCTCGTGA